From a single Sporosarcina oncorhynchi genomic region:
- the ilvA gene encoding threonine ammonia-lyase IlvA, which yields MTKTLKTHPNTVLVEDILIANQLLKDVVSHTPLQKNERLSEKYACTVYIKREDLQHVRSFKLRGAFYKIKMIEKEAKEQGIICASAGNHAQGVAFACAYLQISGKIFMPQTTPKQKVNQVRMFGKNFVEIILVGDTFDDSFTHAMECADTDNRIFIHPFDDKEIIAGQGTVAVEIMNDIEEPMDFVFSSIGGGGLMSGISTYIKNLSPLTKMIGVEPEGASSMKTSFENGEVTTLDTIDKFVDGAAVKCVGNMTFEICKKYVDEIISVPEGKVCTSLLELYNEHAIIAEPAGALPIAALDLHKDQIKGKTVVCIISGGNNDIGRMQEIKEKSLIHEGLLYYFIINFPQRAGALRQLLDSVLGPDDDITTFEYTKKHNKENGPALVGIELKRKEDYAGLLERMQQNGFPFTEINKDSTLFELLI from the coding sequence ATGACCAAAACGTTGAAAACACATCCTAATACTGTGCTTGTTGAAGACATTCTTATCGCAAATCAATTGCTGAAAGATGTCGTCTCGCATACACCTTTACAAAAAAACGAAAGATTATCGGAAAAATATGCTTGTACGGTTTATATAAAACGAGAAGATTTGCAGCATGTCCGCTCTTTCAAATTACGTGGTGCATTTTATAAGATAAAAATGATTGAAAAAGAAGCGAAGGAACAAGGAATTATCTGTGCGAGTGCGGGTAATCATGCGCAAGGAGTCGCATTTGCATGCGCATATTTACAAATAAGCGGTAAGATCTTTATGCCGCAGACGACCCCTAAACAAAAGGTCAATCAAGTAAGAATGTTTGGAAAGAATTTTGTTGAAATCATACTTGTCGGGGACACTTTTGATGATTCATTCACTCACGCAATGGAATGTGCTGATACAGATAATCGAATTTTCATCCATCCTTTCGATGACAAAGAAATTATTGCGGGTCAGGGTACGGTGGCGGTCGAAATTATGAATGATATTGAAGAACCGATGGATTTCGTGTTTTCAAGTATTGGTGGTGGCGGTCTTATGTCCGGCATCAGTACGTATATTAAAAATTTATCACCATTAACAAAAATGATTGGCGTGGAACCTGAGGGTGCATCAAGCATGAAAACCTCTTTCGAAAATGGTGAAGTGACAACATTGGATACCATTGATAAATTTGTTGATGGCGCTGCCGTAAAATGTGTCGGCAACATGACTTTTGAAATCTGCAAAAAATATGTCGACGAGATTATTAGTGTGCCCGAAGGCAAAGTTTGCACCTCTCTATTGGAATTATATAATGAACACGCAATCATTGCTGAACCGGCTGGCGCATTACCAATTGCTGCCCTCGATCTGCATAAAGATCAAATTAAAGGCAAGACAGTCGTCTGTATAATTAGTGGTGGAAATAATGATATTGGCCGTATGCAGGAAATTAAAGAAAAGTCACTTATACACGAAGGTCTTCTCTATTATTTCATTATTAATTTCCCCCAACGGGCTGGAGCGTTGCGACAATTATTGGATTCCGTTCTGGGACCTGACGATGATATTACAACATTTGAATATACGAAAAAACACAATAAAGAAAATGGCCCCGCACTTGTTGGCATTGAGTTGAAAAGAAAAGAAGACTATGCCGGATTGCTGGAACGGATGCAGCAGAACGGCTTTCCTTTCACCGAAATTAATAAGGATAGTACATTGTTTGAATTACTTATTTAA
- a CDS encoding ABC-F family ATP-binding cassette domain-containing protein: MSQLIIEKLTKTVGEKTLFANIAFTIVEGEKIGLIGINGTGKSTLLSIIAGTVEADSLTKEHPNNYSISYLPQDPNLDQSLTVMETVFTSDAPILQVNLAYEHALIALTTDPMSTENQERFSQMQNEMDNRSAWDLNTKARMILTKLGIDSFDKKMGELSGGQQKRVSLAKVLIEPADLLLLDEPTNHLDVQSIKWLQDYLKNESGAVIFITHDRYFLDEVSTQIFELADRTLYSHTGNFGDYLESKAIREEMSEATDAKMRNRYRTELKWIRRGAKARSTKQKARIGRFEELEEKVSKNDASAEMDVALKTSRLGKKVIEVQEISKSYGDKVIIDGFSSLLQSGDRIAIVGPNGAGKTTLMKMFAEDIEPDTGRIEKGSTVKIAHFHQQLPKMDENKRIIEFIRETSNDIEDGNGVRISATQMLERFLFPSSSHGTPIGKLSGGERKRLYLLKLLMEQPNVLLLDEPTNDLDIETLSILETFIDSFAGVVLIISHDRFFLDRTSTKLWVLDGSGKVEISFSTYSDFIEEMGSKKNQKIQVKKEIIEPVIVSADQKKKLTYAEKKEWETIEKDIETIEEQISSAKKMMVEFGSDYDKLSELNKKLEILNSKYEQLLERWTYLQEVVEG; the protein is encoded by the coding sequence ATGAGTCAATTGATTATTGAAAAGCTAACTAAGACAGTCGGAGAGAAGACCCTCTTTGCAAATATTGCATTCACAATCGTAGAGGGTGAGAAGATTGGTCTGATTGGCATAAACGGAACAGGGAAATCTACACTTCTTTCAATTATTGCAGGAACTGTAGAAGCGGACAGCTTGACTAAAGAGCATCCAAATAATTACAGTATTTCCTACTTACCTCAAGACCCAAATCTTGACCAATCATTGACGGTCATGGAAACAGTCTTCACATCGGATGCGCCAATTCTTCAAGTGAATTTGGCATACGAACACGCACTAATCGCGTTGACAACCGATCCTATGTCAACCGAAAACCAAGAACGGTTCTCGCAAATGCAAAACGAAATGGATAATCGCTCAGCGTGGGATTTGAATACGAAAGCACGAATGATTCTTACGAAACTTGGAATCGATTCATTTGATAAAAAGATGGGAGAACTTTCAGGAGGACAGCAAAAACGGGTTTCATTGGCGAAGGTGCTCATAGAACCTGCGGATTTACTATTGCTGGATGAACCGACGAACCATCTTGATGTCCAATCTATAAAATGGTTACAGGATTATTTAAAAAACGAGTCAGGTGCAGTCATCTTCATCACACACGACCGCTACTTTTTGGATGAAGTTTCGACTCAAATCTTTGAATTGGCGGATCGTACGCTTTATTCACATACAGGAAACTTTGGTGATTACTTAGAATCCAAAGCGATTAGGGAAGAAATGTCCGAGGCAACAGATGCGAAAATGCGTAACCGGTATAGGACTGAGCTGAAATGGATACGCCGCGGGGCGAAAGCAAGATCGACAAAGCAAAAGGCGAGAATCGGACGCTTTGAAGAACTTGAAGAAAAGGTGTCGAAAAATGATGCATCTGCGGAAATGGATGTTGCTTTGAAAACATCCCGTCTAGGGAAGAAAGTCATTGAGGTGCAAGAGATCTCCAAGTCTTATGGTGATAAAGTCATCATCGATGGATTCAGCAGTCTTTTACAATCGGGTGACCGAATCGCCATAGTCGGTCCGAATGGTGCCGGGAAGACGACATTGATGAAAATGTTTGCTGAAGATATAGAGCCAGATACAGGTCGTATCGAAAAGGGAAGTACGGTGAAAATTGCACACTTCCATCAGCAGTTACCGAAGATGGATGAGAATAAACGAATCATCGAATTTATTAGGGAAACGTCTAATGATATTGAGGATGGGAACGGCGTGAGGATATCTGCGACTCAAATGCTTGAAAGATTTTTGTTCCCAAGTTCATCCCACGGTACTCCAATTGGAAAGTTGTCTGGTGGGGAAAGGAAAAGGCTATATTTATTGAAATTGCTTATGGAACAGCCGAATGTCCTCTTGTTGGATGAACCGACAAATGATCTCGATATCGAAACCCTTTCCATTCTGGAGACATTCATCGATTCTTTTGCAGGGGTTGTACTGATTATTTCCCATGATAGGTTCTTCCTAGACCGAACTTCGACAAAGTTATGGGTGCTTGACGGATCGGGTAAAGTGGAAATTTCCTTTAGCACCTATTCTGATTTTATTGAAGAAATGGGTTCGAAAAAAAATCAAAAGATACAAGTAAAGAAAGAAATAATTGAACCTGTTATCGTTTCGGCCGACCAGAAAAAGAAATTGACCTATGCCGAGAAAAAAGAATGGGAAACAATTGAAAAAGATATTGAAACAATCGAAGAACAAATAAGCTCAGC
- a CDS encoding peptide MFS transporter: MNRIHKDEIVDSVPQTGFFGHPKGLFTLFFTEFWERFSYYGMRAILAFYMYYEVSKGGLGIDKNTALAIVSIYGSLVYMSGIIGGWLADRIFGTSRAVFYGGIFIMLGHIVLAMPGSLTMFFISMVLIVIGTGLLKPNVSTMVGDIYSDDDVRKDSGFSVFYMGINMGSFIAPLIVGTVGLEYNFHLGFGLAAVGMFLGLLLFVFTKKKNLGLAGTQIANPLSPTERNRMIKIVIAVVLVLGLLVYISIPRGWLTFDSFIIFVGILGFVIPFSYFFFMYRSKKTSADEKSRILAYIPLFLASVMFWAIAEQGSTILALYADTRTNLDVFGFHISPAWFQSLNPLFIIVLAPVFAWLWIKMGRKQPTIPQKFSFGILFAGISFIVILVPGYLGGTEALVNPMWLVLSIFIAVIGELCLSPVGLSATTKLAPAAFSAQTMSLWFLSNAAAQALNAQLVQYYSPENEMMYFGIIGGTAIVLSILLFIISPIILRYMKGVR, translated from the coding sequence ATGAACCGGATACATAAAGACGAAATTGTAGATAGCGTTCCTCAAACAGGATTTTTTGGTCACCCTAAGGGGCTATTCACATTATTTTTCACCGAATTCTGGGAACGATTTTCATATTACGGAATGAGAGCCATTCTAGCCTTTTACATGTATTATGAAGTGTCAAAAGGCGGTTTGGGAATCGACAAAAATACCGCATTAGCAATTGTCTCCATTTACGGATCACTTGTTTACATGTCAGGCATCATAGGTGGTTGGCTTGCTGACCGGATTTTTGGTACGTCTAGAGCCGTCTTCTACGGTGGGATATTCATCATGCTCGGTCATATCGTCCTAGCGATGCCTGGATCATTAACGATGTTCTTCATATCAATGGTGCTTATCGTCATCGGGACAGGACTTCTGAAACCGAACGTTTCCACTATGGTTGGAGATATATACAGCGATGATGATGTCCGTAAAGATTCTGGCTTTAGTGTTTTCTATATGGGTATTAACATGGGTAGTTTTATCGCCCCGTTGATAGTAGGGACAGTAGGTTTAGAATATAACTTCCATCTTGGTTTCGGATTGGCTGCTGTAGGAATGTTCCTTGGACTTCTTTTATTCGTTTTCACAAAGAAAAAGAATCTTGGATTGGCTGGCACTCAAATTGCGAATCCATTGAGCCCAACAGAACGTAATCGAATGATAAAGATTGTCATTGCAGTCGTTTTAGTTCTCGGTTTACTTGTCTATATTTCTATACCGAGAGGCTGGTTGACATTCGATTCTTTCATCATATTTGTCGGGATACTTGGCTTTGTTATCCCTTTCTCTTATTTCTTCTTTATGTATAGAAGTAAAAAGACAAGTGCGGATGAAAAATCTAGAATTCTTGCGTATATACCTTTATTCCTTGCATCCGTCATGTTTTGGGCGATTGCTGAACAAGGCTCCACAATTTTAGCTTTATATGCCGATACACGGACAAACTTAGATGTTTTTGGGTTCCATATTTCACCTGCATGGTTCCAGTCATTGAATCCATTATTCATCATCGTTCTTGCCCCCGTGTTTGCATGGCTATGGATTAAGATGGGTAGAAAGCAACCTACTATACCTCAGAAGTTTTCATTTGGTATCCTCTTTGCCGGGATTTCATTTATCGTCATTTTAGTACCCGGCTATTTAGGCGGAACGGAAGCACTTGTTAATCCGATGTGGCTTGTTTTAAGTATCTTCATTGCCGTTATAGGAGAACTTTGTTTGTCTCCAGTAGGTCTTTCAGCAACGACGAAACTGGCGCCTGCTGCGTTTTCAGCACAAACAATGAGTTTATGGTTCTTATCGAATGCTGCTGCACAAGCGTTAAATGCACAGCTTGTCCAATATTACTCTCCCGAAAATGAAATGATGTATTTTGGAATAATTGGAGGTACTGCAATCGTTTTGAGTATCCTATTATTCATTATTTCTCCGATTATCTTACGCTATATGAAGGGTGTACGTTAA
- a CDS encoding MarR family winged helix-turn-helix transcriptional regulator has product MSEKTIFELLHTIEQVTHKILVRWRQSSEIDLGISHILVLHELSVHGESRPSDLAKNLNFTPASLTHLSTKLTKQKLIVRRQDETDRRTSYWSITDKGLDILSEAQENGQVVRKELFSHLSSEEQSTLLAIYKKLNESLD; this is encoded by the coding sequence GTGTCAGAGAAAACGATATTTGAGTTACTTCACACCATTGAACAAGTTACACATAAAATTCTAGTACGCTGGCGACAATCATCTGAAATCGACCTTGGCATATCACATATTCTAGTTTTACATGAACTAAGTGTCCACGGGGAAAGCAGACCGTCCGATTTAGCAAAAAACTTGAATTTCACACCGGCATCTTTGACTCATCTGTCAACGAAATTGACGAAGCAGAAGTTAATTGTAAGACGGCAGGACGAAACAGACCGTCGCACTTCCTATTGGTCGATAACAGACAAAGGTCTGGATATCCTTTCGGAGGCACAGGAGAACGGTCAGGTCGTCAGGAAAGAACTATTTTCGCATCTTTCTAGTGAAGAACAGTCAACCTTATTGGCAATTTATAAAAAGTTGAATGAATCTTTGGACTGA
- a CDS encoding proline dehydrogenase family protein — MLKDFFIGLSQNQFLNSAAKKYGLKLGAQNVVAGTTIDQTIESIKELNKHGISCTVDNLGEFVYEKEEATEAKNQILALVSAIHEHEVDAHISLKPSQLGLDIDYDFCKSNIREIVSSAHEYGIFVNFDMEDHNRLQPSFDLLDELSVEYDNIGTVIQAYFFRADEDLHKHKDFRLRIVKGAYKEPAEYAYQDKASIDKHYIELIEWHLLNGKFTSIATHDHNVINHVKQFVKENNIPNDKFEFQMLYGFRKDMQLELAKEGYNFCTYVPFGQDWYGYFMRRLAERPQNMNLIVKQVFNKKTNTMIGLAAGAFALGRLTKKK; from the coding sequence ATGTTAAAAGATTTTTTTATCGGCTTATCTCAAAACCAGTTTTTGAATAGTGCAGCAAAAAAATACGGATTAAAATTGGGTGCTCAAAATGTCGTCGCTGGAACTACGATCGATCAGACAATTGAAAGCATCAAAGAATTGAACAAACACGGTATTTCATGCACTGTCGATAACCTCGGGGAATTTGTGTATGAAAAAGAGGAAGCAACAGAAGCAAAAAATCAGATTCTTGCATTGGTTTCTGCCATTCATGAACATGAGGTGGATGCTCATATCTCTTTGAAGCCATCTCAATTGGGACTGGATATCGACTATGATTTCTGCAAATCAAATATTAGGGAAATTGTTTCATCCGCTCATGAATACGGTATTTTCGTGAATTTCGATATGGAAGACCATAACCGTCTTCAGCCGTCTTTTGATTTACTGGACGAGCTATCTGTTGAATATGACAATATCGGAACGGTTATTCAAGCGTATTTCTTCCGTGCTGATGAAGATTTGCATAAGCATAAGGATTTTCGTCTCAGAATTGTAAAAGGTGCATACAAAGAGCCAGCAGAATATGCGTACCAGGACAAAGCTTCGATCGATAAGCATTATATCGAACTAATCGAATGGCATTTGTTAAATGGTAAGTTCACATCCATTGCGACACACGACCATAATGTTATTAATCATGTGAAGCAGTTTGTTAAAGAGAACAACATTCCAAATGATAAATTTGAATTCCAAATGCTTTATGGATTCCGGAAAGATATGCAATTGGAACTGGCGAAAGAGGGATATAACTTCTGCACATACGTTCCGTTTGGCCAGGATTGGTACGGTTATTTCATGCGCAGACTTGCTGAAAGACCACAGAACATGAACTTAATTGTAAAACAGGTATTTAATAAGAAGACAAATACGATGATAGGACTCGCCGCAGGTGCGTTCGCTTTGGGCAGATTGACGAAAAAGAAATAA
- a CDS encoding diacylglycerol/lipid kinase family protein, giving the protein MYIFILNPKSGNAKALSKWSKLKPFLDDHQLSYELHVCKNNEDTRKYMNEMIHRCHITAFVVIGGDGTISSVIQQLSYTDIPLAVLPAGSGNDVSRNFNLVSEVHNFAHKLLENEKITIDLLQVNGLYGVTVAGVGLDAMIGKRTDESFYKRLLNRINCGSFAYTIAAVIELLQFKPFHGKLTIDGKMLLDSELWLIASGNVKMYGGGMPICPSADPQDGWIQVTTLHNARRLKVLTQLFPVLLQGKHIFQDEVLYAKGKELTIQTDRPVSLVIDGEIFHTDNVVISMKQKALQLIKTSY; this is encoded by the coding sequence ATGTATATTTTCATATTAAATCCAAAATCAGGAAATGCAAAAGCTCTTTCAAAATGGTCAAAACTCAAACCTTTTCTCGATGACCATCAACTCTCCTATGAACTGCATGTCTGTAAAAATAATGAAGATACACGAAAATATATGAATGAAATGATTCATCGTTGCCATATAACGGCATTCGTTGTCATCGGCGGTGATGGAACAATCAGTTCAGTGATTCAACAACTCAGCTACACGGATATTCCATTGGCAGTGCTTCCTGCAGGTTCCGGTAATGACGTGAGCAGAAATTTCAATTTAGTATCAGAAGTACACAATTTCGCTCATAAACTTCTTGAGAATGAAAAGATTACAATTGACCTTTTACAAGTTAACGGTTTGTATGGAGTGACAGTAGCAGGGGTTGGATTAGATGCAATGATTGGAAAACGAACGGATGAATCTTTCTATAAGAGACTGCTGAATCGGATCAATTGTGGATCTTTCGCTTATACGATTGCTGCAGTTATTGAGTTATTGCAATTTAAACCATTCCACGGAAAGTTGACGATAGATGGTAAAATGCTCTTGGATTCTGAACTATGGCTCATCGCAAGTGGAAATGTAAAAATGTATGGTGGCGGTATGCCAATCTGCCCGAGTGCTGATCCTCAAGACGGATGGATTCAAGTGACTACGTTACATAATGCCCGGCGCTTAAAGGTTCTTACCCAGCTTTTCCCTGTTCTTCTTCAAGGAAAACACATTTTTCAAGATGAAGTTCTGTATGCAAAAGGGAAAGAACTTACCATTCAAACAGATAGACCAGTGTCCCTTGTCATCGATGGGGAGATATTCCACACAGATAATGTTGTCATTTCCATGAAACAAAAAGCATTACAACTCATTAAAACAAGCTATTAA
- a CDS encoding amidase, whose product MMTDKKTAILNADAIQISEWIKNKEMTVVDITETYIEHIKDKQQTLNFMTENRFQIALLEAQEADRMLKDGKVDGRLFGVPISMKESFDVSGMQTTGGLVRWKGNVLQFDADVVSKLKAEGAIILGKTNTPELCFCQETDNKLFGRTNNPWNVKRTAGGSSGGEAVAIASGSAAVGLGSDIGGSIRFPSHFNGVIGFKSGNGQVSQRGSYPFVEDVWQQRMLGIGPIAKSVRDTRLVYEIVSGSKMSNQNMDEYTVNVFRTVDFPLSDETIRLLNNIYLFVKSEFQAERESLPLLDDAALLWQEIMSIDGGKSTKSDAFGEENRNPYMEYVKELTNGTSKIHRYLSWALIGASLFKPSSKRVEKMRQILSEGDLLLDTYLDRRLIVMPVYHTAAPKHGIVYKEIFSIKKSFMQYMPFTAYANTWGLPVLTIPVGKDQDGMPIGVQIIGKNGQEDAIFKLGEFLERKFGGYSRAD is encoded by the coding sequence ATGATGACTGATAAAAAGACTGCTATTTTAAATGCTGATGCCATCCAAATTAGTGAATGGATTAAAAACAAAGAAATGACAGTTGTAGACATAACAGAAACGTACATTGAACATATAAAAGATAAACAACAGACTTTGAATTTCATGACAGAAAACCGTTTTCAGATAGCGCTACTAGAAGCGCAGGAAGCTGATCGAATGCTGAAGGACGGGAAAGTGGATGGTCGATTATTCGGTGTGCCGATCAGCATGAAGGAATCCTTCGATGTCAGCGGAATGCAAACGACAGGTGGTCTTGTTCGCTGGAAAGGGAATGTCCTTCAGTTTGATGCCGATGTCGTCAGTAAGCTAAAAGCTGAAGGAGCCATCATTCTTGGGAAAACAAATACGCCTGAATTATGTTTTTGTCAGGAAACGGATAATAAGCTATTTGGCAGAACAAATAACCCGTGGAATGTAAAAAGGACAGCTGGCGGGTCGAGTGGCGGGGAAGCGGTTGCTATTGCATCAGGCAGTGCGGCAGTGGGTCTTGGATCGGATATAGGTGGATCCATCCGTTTTCCAAGTCATTTTAACGGAGTGATTGGATTTAAATCAGGCAATGGTCAAGTTTCGCAAAGAGGCAGTTATCCGTTTGTAGAAGATGTGTGGCAGCAGAGGATGCTCGGGATCGGACCAATCGCTAAATCAGTCCGGGATACGCGGCTTGTATATGAAATTGTTTCTGGTTCAAAGATGTCCAACCAAAATATGGATGAGTATACCGTCAATGTTTTCCGCACGGTAGATTTTCCACTTTCGGATGAGACGATTCGTTTGTTGAACAACATATACTTATTTGTTAAAAGTGAGTTTCAGGCAGAACGTGAATCATTGCCGTTATTGGATGACGCGGCATTGTTATGGCAGGAGATTATGTCTATTGATGGTGGAAAGTCAACCAAGTCGGATGCATTTGGGGAAGAAAACAGGAATCCTTACATGGAGTATGTAAAAGAACTGACGAATGGGACGTCTAAGATCCACCGCTATCTGTCATGGGCGCTTATTGGTGCTTCTTTATTCAAACCTTCTTCAAAAAGAGTCGAGAAGATGAGGCAGATTCTAAGCGAAGGGGACTTACTGTTAGATACGTATTTGGATCGGCGCTTGATTGTCATGCCTGTCTACCATACTGCCGCTCCAAAGCATGGAATCGTATATAAAGAAATCTTTTCCATTAAAAAATCCTTCATGCAATATATGCCATTCACGGCATATGCTAATACATGGGGGTTACCTGTTTTAACAATCCCTGTCGGTAAGGATCAAGATGGAATGCCCATCGGCGTGCAAATCATCGGAAAGAACGGTCAAGAAGATGCGATTTTCAAACTTGGAGAGTTTCTTGAAAGAAAATTCGGAGGGTATAGTAGGGCTGATTGA